A region from the Desulfobotulus mexicanus genome encodes:
- a CDS encoding thiazole synthase yields MNLSAPDTFSPEKDSLIIGGESLSSRLFVGTGKYPSDTLIPGVLAASGSEVITVALRRVDMDATTDNVMQHIPSNIRLLPNTSGARTAEEAVRIARLAKAMGCGNWIKIEVISDNRYLLPDGYETVKATQILAKEGFVVLPYVNADLMIARSLVSAGAAAVMPLGAPIGSNRGLQTKEMLRILIEEIPLPIIVDAGIGKPSQACEAMEMGAAACLVNTAIAGAGNPVAMAKAFGQAVAAGRKAFLAGEAAVSPGRAYASSPLTGFLS; encoded by the coding sequence ATGAATCTTTCTGCTCCTGATACCTTTTCTCCTGAAAAGGATAGCCTGATCATCGGAGGTGAAAGTCTTTCCTCCCGTCTTTTTGTGGGCACGGGAAAGTACCCCTCAGACACCCTGATTCCCGGAGTGCTGGCCGCATCGGGCAGTGAGGTGATCACCGTTGCCCTGCGTCGGGTGGATATGGATGCCACAACGGACAATGTCATGCAGCACATCCCTTCCAATATAAGGCTTCTGCCCAATACTTCCGGAGCAAGAACTGCGGAGGAAGCCGTTCGCATCGCCCGTCTGGCCAAAGCCATGGGCTGTGGCAACTGGATCAAGATAGAAGTGATATCGGATAACCGTTATCTTCTGCCCGATGGCTATGAAACGGTAAAAGCCACGCAAATTCTGGCGAAAGAAGGTTTTGTGGTGCTGCCCTATGTAAACGCGGACCTGATGATTGCAAGGAGCCTTGTTTCTGCTGGTGCTGCGGCTGTTATGCCCCTTGGTGCACCGATAGGCAGCAATCGTGGCCTGCAGACAAAAGAAATGCTGCGGATTCTCATTGAGGAAATCCCCCTGCCCATCATTGTGGATGCGGGAATCGGCAAACCTTCCCAGGCCTGTGAAGCCATGGAGATGGGGGCTGCGGCCTGCCTTGTGAACACAGCCATTGCCGGAGCTGGCAATCCTGTGGCCATGGCGAAAGCCTTTGGTCAGGCAGTGGCAGCGGGAAGAAAGGCCTTTCTTGCCGGAGAAGCCGCTGTTTCACCGGGCAGGGCTTATGCCTCTTCTCCGCTGACGGGCTTTCTTTCTTAA
- the thiF gene encoding sulfur carrier protein ThiS adenylyltransferase ThiF, whose translation MSHDNLFRQGLSIHLSARCRERLQKTCIGIAGAGGLGSNVACHLVRSGIGSLVVADCDRVAPSNLNRQFYFADQVGRPKVEALKENLLRIDPALDMKTRFIRLEPENIKVIFQDCELVVEALDDAAAKAMLVEALAPEKRLIVAASGIGGYGDPEGIRVSTFGKNILVVGDGRTPSETGVPPMSPRVGIAAAMQADIILKYLIGSLTSKEISP comes from the coding sequence ATGAGCCATGACAATCTTTTCCGGCAGGGTCTTTCCATCCACCTGTCTGCTCGCTGCCGGGAACGGCTGCAGAAGACCTGCATTGGCATAGCTGGTGCAGGTGGCCTTGGCTCCAATGTGGCCTGCCATCTGGTCCGTTCCGGCATAGGCTCTCTGGTGGTGGCGGATTGTGACCGGGTTGCTCCCTCCAACCTCAACCGTCAGTTTTATTTTGCAGATCAGGTGGGCCGCCCCAAGGTGGAAGCCCTGAAGGAGAACCTTTTACGCATTGACCCGGCACTGGATATGAAAACCCGCTTCATACGACTTGAACCGGAAAATATAAAGGTCATTTTTCAAGATTGTGAACTGGTGGTGGAAGCACTGGACGATGCAGCTGCCAAAGCCATGCTGGTGGAAGCACTTGCCCCTGAAAAAAGACTCATTGTGGCGGCATCGGGCATTGGCGGTTACGGCGATCCCGAAGGAATCAGGGTTTCGACCTTCGGAAAGAATATTCTTGTGGTGGGGGACGGACGCACACCTTCGGAAACAGGGGTTCCTCCCATGTCACCCAGGGTGGGCATTGCCGCTGCCATGCAGGCGGACATCATCCTGAAATACCTCATAGGAAGCCTGACATCCAAGGAGATAAGCCCATGA
- a CDS encoding MOSC domain-containing protein: protein MKNEFKILAVNISEKKGIQKKPLAKAMLIADYGIKGDAHAGKWHRQVSLLADEDIQTMRGKGMELDFGDFAENITTGGIDLSSLPVGTRLFLGDAELEVSQIGKECHRHCAIYHKVGDCVMPRKGIFARVLKGGEISSETRCYYIS, encoded by the coding sequence GTGAAAAATGAATTTAAAATTCTTGCGGTAAATATTTCTGAAAAAAAAGGGATTCAGAAAAAACCTTTAGCCAAGGCCATGCTGATAGCGGATTACGGAATAAAAGGAGATGCGCACGCAGGCAAGTGGCACAGGCAGGTCTCGCTTTTAGCGGATGAAGATATTCAGACCATGCGTGGCAAAGGCATGGAGCTTGATTTTGGTGATTTTGCCGAGAACATTACAACAGGCGGTATTGATCTCAGCAGCCTTCCAGTTGGTACACGGCTTTTTCTTGGAGATGCAGAGCTTGAGGTTTCACAGATCGGTAAAGAATGTCATCGGCATTGCGCTATATATCATAAGGTCGGAGACTGTGTAATGCCAAGGAAGGGCATTTTTGCCCGGGTCCTAAAAGGCGGGGAGATAAGCAGTGAAACCCGCTGTTATTATATTTCCTGA
- the thiH gene encoding 2-iminoacetate synthase ThiH, with amino-acid sequence MGFYDLLASYKNQDIQKLTASFDQRDVWRALSRESCDSRDFLTLLSPAARPFLEEMAVKARELSIRNFGRTIQLFTPMYLSNFCTNGCVYCGFGCANFIPRKQLSLEEVAEEARLIAADGLKHILILTGDAPKIATPAYIEASCRELRKHFSSIAIEIYAMDTETYRRMVAAGVDGLTLYQETYNETLYDTLHPYGPKKDYHFRLDAPERGCIAGMRMVNVGTLLGLDDWRRDAFFTGLHADWLQKNYPEVEISISLPRMRPHAGSYSPACEVSDADFVQILLAQRIFMPRCGISISTRERKEFRDNIMGLGVTRMSAGVSTAVGGHSDKDSGTGQFDISDERSVEEMAVAIKAKGYQPVYQDWRPMDSWEKSA; translated from the coding sequence ATGGGTTTTTATGACCTTTTGGCATCATATAAAAATCAAGACATTCAAAAGCTCACAGCATCCTTTGACCAAAGGGATGTCTGGCGTGCCCTTTCCAGGGAAAGCTGCGACAGCAGGGATTTTCTTACCCTTTTATCCCCTGCGGCAAGGCCTTTTCTGGAAGAAATGGCTGTGAAGGCAAGGGAGCTCAGTATCCGGAACTTCGGCAGAACCATACAGCTGTTCACTCCCATGTATCTTTCCAATTTCTGCACCAATGGCTGTGTTTACTGCGGCTTCGGATGTGCCAATTTTATTCCCAGAAAACAGCTTTCCCTGGAAGAAGTGGCAGAAGAAGCCCGCCTCATCGCCGCAGACGGTTTAAAGCATATTCTCATCCTTACGGGCGATGCCCCAAAAATTGCCACACCCGCCTACATTGAGGCCTCTTGCAGGGAGCTTCGCAAGCATTTCAGCTCCATCGCCATAGAAATCTACGCCATGGACACAGAGACCTACCGCCGCATGGTGGCCGCAGGTGTGGACGGCCTTACCCTTTATCAGGAAACCTACAACGAAACCCTCTATGACACCCTTCATCCCTATGGACCCAAAAAAGATTACCATTTCAGGCTGGATGCACCGGAGCGGGGCTGCATTGCGGGTATGCGCATGGTGAATGTGGGTACCCTGCTGGGCCTTGATGACTGGCGAAGAGATGCCTTTTTCACGGGCCTTCATGCGGACTGGCTGCAGAAAAACTATCCTGAAGTGGAAATCAGCATTTCCCTGCCCAGAATGAGGCCCCATGCAGGAAGTTATTCGCCAGCCTGTGAGGTGAGTGATGCGGATTTTGTGCAGATTCTTCTGGCGCAGCGGATTTTCATGCCCAGATGCGGCATATCCATATCCACAAGGGAAAGAAAGGAGTTCAGGGACAATATCATGGGCCTTGGTGTCACAAGGATGTCTGCGGGCGTAAGCACTGCTGTGGGCGGACACAGTGATAAAGATTCTGGTACTGGTCAGTTTGATATTTCCGATGAACGCTCCGTGGAAGAAATGGCTGTTGCCATCAAAGCCAAGGGATACCAGCCCGTTTATCAGGATTGGCGACCCATGGACTCATGGGAGAAAAGCGCATGA
- the thiS gene encoding sulfur carrier protein ThiS: MQIIVNGREEVLEKSTDILAFLQSKKLEPDAVVVELNGLIIEKKRFSETLLNSRDQVEILRFVGGG; encoded by the coding sequence ATGCAGATCATCGTTAACGGCAGAGAAGAGGTGCTGGAGAAAAGCACGGATATCCTTGCTTTTCTCCAGTCGAAAAAGCTGGAACCGGATGCGGTGGTGGTGGAGCTGAACGGCCTCATCATCGAAAAAAAGCGTTTTTCCGAAACCCTTCTTAACAGCAGAGATCAGGTGGAAATTCTGCGCTTTGTGGGAGGTGGATGA
- the thiE gene encoding thiamine phosphate synthase, whose protein sequence is MTPSPLYRIMDASLNRCCEGLRVLEDMLRFVPEDVALSKALKNLRHSIRKETAALASRAVKARDSENDPGFVISQNGPPGKRSGMADVAVANCKRVQEALRSLEEQAAALSMPELCLFFESCRFQVYGLEKRILETLIPEIRRNILNTDIYAITASEHSRGRSNIDVVRQMMDADIRLVQYREKDKSLRQKYEECKEIRKITKDYGASFVVNDDADLALMVGADGVHIGQDDWPVSAVRELVGETMAIGLSTHSPEQAAAALASGADYIGVGPIFETRTKKDVCDPVGFTYLEHVVKNIPLPFVAIGGIKVHNIHEVAKRGARCICLVTEITGAEDIGGKTKEIRNILSKKGRLT, encoded by the coding sequence ATGACCCCTTCTCCCCTTTACCGCATCATGGATGCCAGTCTGAACCGTTGCTGCGAAGGGCTGCGGGTGCTGGAAGATATGCTGCGCTTTGTTCCCGAAGATGTTGCTCTTTCCAAAGCCCTGAAGAACCTCAGGCACAGCATTCGCAAAGAGACAGCCGCCCTTGCTTCAAGGGCTGTGAAAGCCAGAGACAGTGAAAATGATCCGGGTTTTGTGATTTCCCAGAATGGCCCACCCGGAAAAAGATCCGGCATGGCTGATGTGGCTGTGGCCAACTGCAAACGGGTGCAGGAAGCACTGCGAAGCCTTGAAGAGCAGGCCGCTGCCCTTTCCATGCCGGAGTTGTGCCTTTTTTTTGAGAGCTGCCGCTTTCAGGTCTACGGATTGGAAAAGCGTATTCTGGAGACCCTTATTCCAGAAATCCGCAGAAATATTCTGAATACGGATATCTATGCCATTACCGCATCGGAGCATTCCAGGGGAAGATCCAATATTGATGTGGTGCGGCAGATGATGGATGCGGATATCCGCCTTGTGCAGTACAGGGAAAAGGATAAAAGCCTTCGTCAAAAATACGAAGAGTGCAAGGAAATAAGAAAAATTACAAAGGATTACGGAGCAAGCTTTGTTGTGAACGATGATGCGGACCTTGCCCTTATGGTGGGTGCGGATGGGGTGCATATCGGTCAGGATGACTGGCCCGTTTCTGCCGTAAGGGAACTTGTGGGCGAAACCATGGCCATCGGACTTTCCACCCACAGTCCGGAACAGGCCGCAGCCGCCCTTGCTTCCGGAGCAGATTACATCGGAGTCGGTCCCATTTTTGAAACCCGTACCAAAAAGGATGTCTGCGATCCCGTGGGCTTCACCTACCTTGAGCATGTGGTGAAAAACATACCCCTGCCCTTTGTGGCCATTGGCGGCATCAAGGTGCACAACATCCATGAGGTTGCAAAACGCGGGGCAAGGTGCATCTGCCTTGTCACGGAAATTACGGGAGCTGAGGATATTGGCGGAAAAACAAAAGAAATCAGAAATATTTTGTCTAAAAAAGGAAGACTGACATGA